Proteins co-encoded in one Papaver somniferum cultivar HN1 chromosome 5, ASM357369v1, whole genome shotgun sequence genomic window:
- the LOC113278080 gene encoding patatin-like protein 1 isoform X2, with product MESEMSPSGALGELVTVLSIDGGGVKGLISGVVLAFLEAELQKLDGKEVRLADYFDVIAGTSTGGLITAMITAPDNNNRPLYAAKDIVPFYLKLSPKIFPHKNSGGLLGSVVNLFGTVAGPKYNGKYLHSLLKQFLGDTRMQQTLSSIVIPAFDIKLLQPVIFSTGEAKRDVTKDALLADVCIGTSAAPTYFPAHYFETQDSRGNIRSFNLVDGGVAANNPTLLAMNTVTNDLLMKREDLALVKAADYKKYLILSLGTGNAKIEQKYSASVVSKWGVLGWLYDGDR from the exons ATGGAGAGTGAGATGAGTCCCTCAGGTGCTTTAGGGGAGTTGGTAACAGTTTTGAGTATTGATGGTGGCGGAGTCAAGGGTTTAATCTCCGGAGTCGTGCTTGCTTTCCTTGAGGCTGAATTGCAG AAACTAGATGGGAAGGAGGTGAGATTGGCGGATTACTTTGATGTTATCGCAGGAACGAGCACTGGTGGCCTAATAACCGCCATGATCACTGCTCCTGACAACAACAACCGTCCTCTCTATGCTGCCAAAGACATCGTTCCGTTTTACCTTAAGCTTTCTCCCAAGATATTCCCTCATAAAAACAG CGGGGGATTGCTTGGTTCGGTTGTAAACCTTTTCGGGACAGTAGCCGGACCTAAATATAACGGAAAATACTTGCATTCTCTATTGAAACAATTTCTTGGAGATACCAGAATGCAGCAAACCTTATCATCCATTGTTATACCTGCCTTCGATATAAAGCTTCTTCAGCCTGTTATTTTCTCAACCGGTGAG GCAAAAAGAGACGTTACAAAGGATGCGTTGTTAGCAGATGTGTGCATTGGTACATCTGCTGCACCCACATATTTCCCGGCTCATTACTTCGAAACCCAAGATTCACGAGGCAATATCAGGAGTTTCAACCTCGTAGATGGTGGAGTTGCAGCCAATAACCCT ACGCTATTGGCGATGAATACTGTCACAAATGATCTATTAATGAAACGTGAAGATTTAGCACTCGTCAAAGCCGCGGACTACAAGAAATACTTGATTTTATCTTTAGGGACTGGAAATGCTAAGATTGAACAGAAATACAGTGCTTCAGTTGTCTCAAAATGGGGTGTTTTAGGGTGGTTATACGATGGAG ACAGATGA
- the LOC113278080 gene encoding patatin-like protein 2 isoform X1 encodes MESEMSPSGALGELVTVLSIDGGGVKGLISGVVLAFLEAELQKLDGKEVRLADYFDVIAGTSTGGLITAMITAPDNNNRPLYAAKDIVPFYLKLSPKIFPHKNSGGLLGSVVNLFGTVAGPKYNGKYLHSLLKQFLGDTRMQQTLSSIVIPAFDIKLLQPVIFSTGEAKRDVTKDALLADVCIGTSAAPTYFPAHYFETQDSRGNIRSFNLVDGGVAANNPTLLAMNTVTNDLLMKREDLALVKAADYKKYLILSLGTGNAKIEQKYSASVVSKWGVLGWLYDGGSVPLIDVFTQASEDMVDIHVSTLFKAFQSQKNYLRIETDDLEGNTSSVDISTEENMQNLIKIGEAQLEKGLSRVNLDTGMSEVVEGAGTNRSALIRFAEVLSNERRARLAKSASQSGS; translated from the exons ATGGAGAGTGAGATGAGTCCCTCAGGTGCTTTAGGGGAGTTGGTAACAGTTTTGAGTATTGATGGTGGCGGAGTCAAGGGTTTAATCTCCGGAGTCGTGCTTGCTTTCCTTGAGGCTGAATTGCAG AAACTAGATGGGAAGGAGGTGAGATTGGCGGATTACTTTGATGTTATCGCAGGAACGAGCACTGGTGGCCTAATAACCGCCATGATCACTGCTCCTGACAACAACAACCGTCCTCTCTATGCTGCCAAAGACATCGTTCCGTTTTACCTTAAGCTTTCTCCCAAGATATTCCCTCATAAAAACAG CGGGGGATTGCTTGGTTCGGTTGTAAACCTTTTCGGGACAGTAGCCGGACCTAAATATAACGGAAAATACTTGCATTCTCTATTGAAACAATTTCTTGGAGATACCAGAATGCAGCAAACCTTATCATCCATTGTTATACCTGCCTTCGATATAAAGCTTCTTCAGCCTGTTATTTTCTCAACCGGTGAG GCAAAAAGAGACGTTACAAAGGATGCGTTGTTAGCAGATGTGTGCATTGGTACATCTGCTGCACCCACATATTTCCCGGCTCATTACTTCGAAACCCAAGATTCACGAGGCAATATCAGGAGTTTCAACCTCGTAGATGGTGGAGTTGCAGCCAATAACCCT ACGCTATTGGCGATGAATACTGTCACAAATGATCTATTAATGAAACGTGAAGATTTAGCACTCGTCAAAGCCGCGGACTACAAGAAATACTTGATTTTATCTTTAGGGACTGGAAATGCTAAGATTGAACAGAAATACAGTGCTTCAGTTGTCTCAAAATGGGGTGTTTTAGGGTGGTTATACGATGGAGGTAGTGTTCCTCTAATTGATGTTTTTACTCAAGCAAGTGAAGATATGGTTGATATTCATGTTTCTACTCTGTTCAAAGCATTCCAAAGCCAGAAAAACTATCTACGCATTGAG ACAGATGACTTGGAAGGAAACACCTCATCAGTGGATATATCAACTGAGGAGAATatgcaaaatttgattaaaatagGTGAAGCTCAACTGGAGAAAGGCTTGTCCAGGGTTAACTTGGATACTGGAATGTCCGAGGTGGTTGAAGGAGCAGGCACCAACAGATCCGCCCTAATTCGTTTTGCTGAGGTTCTCTCCAATGAACGCCGGGCAAGGCTAGCAAAATCTGCATCGCAATCTGGTAGTTGA
- the LOC113283553 gene encoding stromal processing peptidase, chloroplastic-like isoform X1, whose translation MMASSSSLMATLPHSSSSIVTTRNDSSSRPRSNLVFPRTSVSVKTSTRFTPRRPSVSLRQSNFVGQRCLREGGTGKLQSRMSRKSVWKQYNSILGDPVSTRSLQERPTCISCFPDHHRHRCNAKSLLRGFLHDKSNFHLSKLSSSELSPVHVAYATPGPDEPHVASPTWTDAIIDKQGVDFLDPEASKVDLEGFLRYPLPSHPKLHRGQLQNGLRYIILPNKFPGERFEAHMEIHAGSIDEEEDEQGIAHMIEHVAFLGSKKREKLLGTGARSNAYTDFHHTVFHIHSPTSTKDSDGELLPFVLDALNEIAFHPKFLANRVEKERRAILSELQMMNTIEYRVDCNLLQHLHSENKLSERFPIGLEEQIKKWDSDKIRKFHERWYFPANATLYIVGDIDNIPKIEYQIEAVFGRAGIENETASVPAPAPSAFGAMANFLVPKLPGGLAASLSNERSPLSMDKSKVLKKERHAVRPPVKHKWSLPGAGMDANPPEIFQHELLQNFSINMFCKVPISKVQTYGDLRNVLMKRIFLSALHFRINTRYKSSNPPFTSIELDHSDSAREGCTVTTLTVTAEPKNWDNAIKVAVHEVRRLKEFGVTKGELARYLDALIKDSEHVAAMIDNVQSVDNLDFVMESDAVGHTVMDQIQGHECLVAVAETVTLEEVNSIGAEVLEFISDFGESTAPLPAAIVACVPKKIHIDGVGETEFKISPMEITGAIKEGLKVPIEAEPELEVPKELISSSQLQELRLQRAPSFVPLSQGVDTPIVYDKETGITQCRLSNGISVNYKITQHESKAGVMRLIVGGGRATEDSDSRGAVIVGVRTLSEGGRVGNFSREQVELFCVNHLINCSLESTEEFICMEFRFTRRDGGMRAAFQLLHMVLEHSVWLEDAFDRAKQLYLSYYRSIPKSLERSTAHKLMLAMLNGDERFVEPTPHSLQKLTLQTVKDAVMSQFFGDNMEVSIVGDFTENDIESCILDYLGTVGATKRDGLVNGFNPVMFRCSPSDLMFQQVFLKDTDERACAYIAGPAPNRWGLTVDGQDLFRSIDNGSPTEVAQSSHDLPSLENKEAVDENPLNLRSHPLFFGITLGLLAEIINSRLFTTVRDSLGLTYDVSFELNLFDRLNLGWYVISVTSTPGKVYKAVDACKNVLRGLHSSKIALRELDRAKRTLLMRHEAETKQNAYWLGLLAHLQASSVPRKDISCIKDLTLLYEAATIEDIYEAYNQLKIDENSLFSCIGVAGSQAGKDVNELLEEEESDIGHSGVLPSSRGRSTMTRPTT comes from the exons ATGATGGCTTCATCGTCATCTCTAATGGCGACTCTTCctcattcatcttcttccattgtcaCTACTAGAAATGATTCTTCGTCAAGACCACGCTCAAATCTTGTTTTCCCTCGTACTTCTGTTAGTGTCAAAACGTCTACTAGATTCACTCCAAGACGTCCATCTGTATCTCTCCGCCAAAG TAATTTTGTTGGGCAGAGGTGTCTGCGTGAAGGTGGAACTGGAAAGTTGCAGTCTCGTATGAGCAGGAAAAGTGTATGGAAACAGTATAATTCTATTTTGGGTGATCCAGTCAGTACAAGGAGCTTGCAAGAAAGACCAACGTGCATTTCTTGTTTCCCAGATCATCACAGGCATAGATGCAATGCTAAGTCACTTTTGCGCGGATTCTTGCATGACAAGTCAAATTTCCACTTGTCAAAGTTATCGTCAAGCGAACTATCT CCAGTTCATGTTGCATATGCAACTCCAGGTCCGGATGAGCCACATGTTGCTAGTCCAACCTGGACAGATGCCATCATAGATAAACAAGGAGTAGATTTCTTGGATCCCGAAGCTTCAAAAGTAGATTTAGAGGGATTTTTAAGATATCCACTTCCGTCTCACCCAAAGTTGCATCGAGGGCAACTGCAAAATGGACTTCGCTATATTATTCTACCTAACAAGTTTCCGGGAGAAAG ATTTGAAGCACACATGGAGATCCATGCTGGATCTATAGACGAGGAAGAAGATGAGCAAGGAATCGCCCATATGATTGAACATGTAGCATTTCTGGGAAGTAAGAAGCGTGAAAAGCTACTGGGGACAGGAGCACGCTCAAATGCTTACACAGATTTCCATCATACAGTGTTTCATATTCATTCTCCTACAAGTACAAAG GACTCTGATGGGGAGCTACTTCCATTTGTACTGGATGCTCTGAATGAG ATAGCTTTTCACCCTAAATTTCTTGCTAATCGGGTTGAGAAAGAGAGACGCGCGATCCTATCAGAACTGCAGATGATGAATACCATAGAGTATCGTGTAGATTGCAAT TTGCTCCAGCATTTGCATTCAGAAAACAAGTTGAGTGAAAGATTCCCAATTGGATTAGAGGAACAGATTAAGAAGTGGGATTCCGATAAAATTAGGAAATTTCACGAGCGCTGGTACTTCCCAGCAAATGCCACCTTATACATAGTCGGGGATATCGATAACATTCCCAAGATAGAGTATCAGATTGAG GCTGTGTTTGGACGAGCAGGTATAGAAAATGAAACAGCCTCAGTTCCAGCTCCAGCTCCTAGTGCTTTCGGTGCTATGGCGAACTTTCTTGTCCCAAAACTTCCAGGCGGACTGGCTGCAAGTTTATCAAATGAAAGGTCACCTCTTTCTATGGATAAATCAAAAGTTTTGAAGAAAGAGAGGCATGCTGTTCGTCCTCCAGTCAAGCATAAATGGTCTCTTCCTGGTGCCGGCATGGATGCTAACCCACCGGAGATTTTCCAACACGAGTTGCTTCAAAACTTCTCAATCAATATGTTCTGCAAG GTTCCCATAAGCAAGGTTCAAACATATGGTGACTTGCGAAATGTTCTGatgaagagaatatttctctcagCTTTGCATTTCCGGATTAACACCAGATATAAG AGTTCAAATCCTCCTTTCACATCAATCGAATTGGATCACAGTGATTCTGCAAGAGAAGGCTGTACTGTGACTACTCTCACTGTAACTGCAGAACCCAAGAACTGGGACAATGCGATCAAAGTTGCAGTACATGAG GTTCGTCGGCTTAAAGAGTTCGGGGTGACGAAAGGTGAATTGGCTCGTTACTTGGATGCACTAATAAAAGATAGTGAACATGTAGCGGCGATGATTGATAATGTCCAATCAGTTGATAATCTGGATTTTGTCATGGAGAGTGATGCAGTGGGTCATACAGTTATGGACCAAATACAGGGACATGAATGTCTGGTTGCTGTTGCTGAAACAGTTACACTCGAAGAA GTCAACTCAATTGGTGCAGAGGTGCTTGAGTTTATATCTGACTTTGGAGAATCTACTGCACCACTTCCTGCAGCAATTGTCGCGTGTGTTCCGAAAAAAATTCATATTGATGGGGTTGGTGAAACGGAATTTAAGATTTCACCTATGGAAATTACAGGGGCTATTAAAGAAGGTTTGAAGGTACCCATCGAAGCTGAACCAGAG CTGGAGGTGCCAAAAGAATTGATATCATCATCACAGTTGCAGGAACTAAGGTTACAACGTGCACCATCCTTTGTTCCGTTAAGTCAAGGAGTTGATACCCCTATAGTGTACGATAAAGAAACAGGCATCACACAGTGCCGCCTTTCAAACGGGATTTCTGTGAATTACAAG ATTACACAACATGAATCTAAGGCTGGTGTCATGCGATTGATAGTTGGTGGTGGAAGAGCGACAGAAGATTCTGATTCAAGAGGAGCTGTAATAGTTGGGGTTCGAACTCTTAGTGAAGGAGGTCGTGTTGGCAACTTTTCGAGGGAGCAG GTAGAACTTTTCTGTGTGAACCACCTAATAAATTGCTCTTTGGAGTCCACAGAGGAATTTATTTGTATGGAATTCCGATTCACACGCAGAGATGGTGGAATGCGTGCTGCGTTCCAATTACTTCACATGGTGCTTGAG CATAGTGTCTGGTTAGAGGATGCATTTGATAGAGCAAAACAGCTATATCTATCATATTATAGATCCATTCCTAAAAGCTTAGAGAGGTCAACTGCTCACAAGCTTATGTTGGCAATGTTGAATGGAGATGAACGTTTTGTTGAGCCTACACCCCATTCGTTGCAGAAGTTAACTCTGCAGACAGTCAAAGATGCCGTAATGAGTCAATTTTTTGGGGATAACATGGAG GTAAGTATTGTTGGAGATTTCACAGAAAATGATATCGAGTCTTGTATTCTTGATTATCTGGGGACAGTTGGAGCAACAAAAAGGGATGGGTTAGTGAACGGCTTCAACCCTGTCATGTTTCGATGTTCTCCATCTGATTTGATGTTTCAACAA GTATTCTTGAAAGACACTGATGAGAGAGCATGTGCGTATATTGCTGGTCCTGCACCAAACCGCTGGGGACTCACTGTTGATGGACAAGATCTTTTCCGGTCTATTGATAATGGCTCACCTACAGAAG TTGCACAGTCAAGTCACGACTTGCCCTCCCTGGAAAATAAGGAAGCTGTTGATGAGAATCCACTGAATCTTCGCAGTCATCCTCTATTCTTTGGTATCACACTGGGGCTTTTGGCGGAGATAATAAATTCCag GTTATTTACAACGGTGAGGGATTCTTTGGGGTTAACATATGATGTCTCATTTGAACTAAACCTGTTTGATAGGCTGAATCTCGGGTGGTATGTGATCTCAGTCACATCGACTCCTGGCAAG GTTTACAAAGCTGTTGATGCATGTAAGAATGTTCTTAGAGGTTTGCACAGCAGCAAGATTGCCCTAAGGGAGCTAGACAGG GCGAAACGGACACTTTTGATGAGACATGAAGCTGAGACCAAACAAAATGCTTATTGGCTGGGATTGTTAGCGCACTTGCAGGCCTCTTCTGTTCCAAGAAAG GACATTTCATGCATTAAAGACCTGACTTTGCTGTATGAAGCTGCTACTATTGAGGATATTTACGAGGCATATAATCAGCTGAAAATAGACGAGAATTCATTATTTTCATGCATTGGAGTTGCTGGGTCGCAGGCGGGCAAAGATGTCAATG AGCTGTTAGAAGAGGAAGAATCAGACATTGGACATTCAGGTGTTCTCCCCAGCAGCCGTGGTCGATCAACAATGACACGACCAACAACATGA
- the LOC113283553 gene encoding stromal processing peptidase, chloroplastic-like isoform X2, with translation MEIHAGSIDEEEDEQGIAHMIEHVAFLGSKKREKLLGTGARSNAYTDFHHTVFHIHSPTSTKDSDGELLPFVLDALNEIAFHPKFLANRVEKERRAILSELQMMNTIEYRVDCNLLQHLHSENKLSERFPIGLEEQIKKWDSDKIRKFHERWYFPANATLYIVGDIDNIPKIEYQIEAVFGRAGIENETASVPAPAPSAFGAMANFLVPKLPGGLAASLSNERSPLSMDKSKVLKKERHAVRPPVKHKWSLPGAGMDANPPEIFQHELLQNFSINMFCKVPISKVQTYGDLRNVLMKRIFLSALHFRINTRYKSSNPPFTSIELDHSDSAREGCTVTTLTVTAEPKNWDNAIKVAVHEVRRLKEFGVTKGELARYLDALIKDSEHVAAMIDNVQSVDNLDFVMESDAVGHTVMDQIQGHECLVAVAETVTLEEVNSIGAEVLEFISDFGESTAPLPAAIVACVPKKIHIDGVGETEFKISPMEITGAIKEGLKVPIEAEPELEVPKELISSSQLQELRLQRAPSFVPLSQGVDTPIVYDKETGITQCRLSNGISVNYKITQHESKAGVMRLIVGGGRATEDSDSRGAVIVGVRTLSEGGRVGNFSREQVELFCVNHLINCSLESTEEFICMEFRFTRRDGGMRAAFQLLHMVLEHSVWLEDAFDRAKQLYLSYYRSIPKSLERSTAHKLMLAMLNGDERFVEPTPHSLQKLTLQTVKDAVMSQFFGDNMEVSIVGDFTENDIESCILDYLGTVGATKRDGLVNGFNPVMFRCSPSDLMFQQVFLKDTDERACAYIAGPAPNRWGLTVDGQDLFRSIDNGSPTEVAQSSHDLPSLENKEAVDENPLNLRSHPLFFGITLGLLAEIINSRLFTTVRDSLGLTYDVSFELNLFDRLNLGWYVISVTSTPGKVYKAVDACKNVLRGLHSSKIALRELDRAKRTLLMRHEAETKQNAYWLGLLAHLQASSVPRKDISCIKDLTLLYEAATIEDIYEAYNQLKIDENSLFSCIGVAGSQAGKDVNELLEEEESDIGHSGVLPSSRGRSTMTRPTT, from the exons ATGGAGATCCATGCTGGATCTATAGACGAGGAAGAAGATGAGCAAGGAATCGCCCATATGATTGAACATGTAGCATTTCTGGGAAGTAAGAAGCGTGAAAAGCTACTGGGGACAGGAGCACGCTCAAATGCTTACACAGATTTCCATCATACAGTGTTTCATATTCATTCTCCTACAAGTACAAAG GACTCTGATGGGGAGCTACTTCCATTTGTACTGGATGCTCTGAATGAG ATAGCTTTTCACCCTAAATTTCTTGCTAATCGGGTTGAGAAAGAGAGACGCGCGATCCTATCAGAACTGCAGATGATGAATACCATAGAGTATCGTGTAGATTGCAAT TTGCTCCAGCATTTGCATTCAGAAAACAAGTTGAGTGAAAGATTCCCAATTGGATTAGAGGAACAGATTAAGAAGTGGGATTCCGATAAAATTAGGAAATTTCACGAGCGCTGGTACTTCCCAGCAAATGCCACCTTATACATAGTCGGGGATATCGATAACATTCCCAAGATAGAGTATCAGATTGAG GCTGTGTTTGGACGAGCAGGTATAGAAAATGAAACAGCCTCAGTTCCAGCTCCAGCTCCTAGTGCTTTCGGTGCTATGGCGAACTTTCTTGTCCCAAAACTTCCAGGCGGACTGGCTGCAAGTTTATCAAATGAAAGGTCACCTCTTTCTATGGATAAATCAAAAGTTTTGAAGAAAGAGAGGCATGCTGTTCGTCCTCCAGTCAAGCATAAATGGTCTCTTCCTGGTGCCGGCATGGATGCTAACCCACCGGAGATTTTCCAACACGAGTTGCTTCAAAACTTCTCAATCAATATGTTCTGCAAG GTTCCCATAAGCAAGGTTCAAACATATGGTGACTTGCGAAATGTTCTGatgaagagaatatttctctcagCTTTGCATTTCCGGATTAACACCAGATATAAG AGTTCAAATCCTCCTTTCACATCAATCGAATTGGATCACAGTGATTCTGCAAGAGAAGGCTGTACTGTGACTACTCTCACTGTAACTGCAGAACCCAAGAACTGGGACAATGCGATCAAAGTTGCAGTACATGAG GTTCGTCGGCTTAAAGAGTTCGGGGTGACGAAAGGTGAATTGGCTCGTTACTTGGATGCACTAATAAAAGATAGTGAACATGTAGCGGCGATGATTGATAATGTCCAATCAGTTGATAATCTGGATTTTGTCATGGAGAGTGATGCAGTGGGTCATACAGTTATGGACCAAATACAGGGACATGAATGTCTGGTTGCTGTTGCTGAAACAGTTACACTCGAAGAA GTCAACTCAATTGGTGCAGAGGTGCTTGAGTTTATATCTGACTTTGGAGAATCTACTGCACCACTTCCTGCAGCAATTGTCGCGTGTGTTCCGAAAAAAATTCATATTGATGGGGTTGGTGAAACGGAATTTAAGATTTCACCTATGGAAATTACAGGGGCTATTAAAGAAGGTTTGAAGGTACCCATCGAAGCTGAACCAGAG CTGGAGGTGCCAAAAGAATTGATATCATCATCACAGTTGCAGGAACTAAGGTTACAACGTGCACCATCCTTTGTTCCGTTAAGTCAAGGAGTTGATACCCCTATAGTGTACGATAAAGAAACAGGCATCACACAGTGCCGCCTTTCAAACGGGATTTCTGTGAATTACAAG ATTACACAACATGAATCTAAGGCTGGTGTCATGCGATTGATAGTTGGTGGTGGAAGAGCGACAGAAGATTCTGATTCAAGAGGAGCTGTAATAGTTGGGGTTCGAACTCTTAGTGAAGGAGGTCGTGTTGGCAACTTTTCGAGGGAGCAG GTAGAACTTTTCTGTGTGAACCACCTAATAAATTGCTCTTTGGAGTCCACAGAGGAATTTATTTGTATGGAATTCCGATTCACACGCAGAGATGGTGGAATGCGTGCTGCGTTCCAATTACTTCACATGGTGCTTGAG CATAGTGTCTGGTTAGAGGATGCATTTGATAGAGCAAAACAGCTATATCTATCATATTATAGATCCATTCCTAAAAGCTTAGAGAGGTCAACTGCTCACAAGCTTATGTTGGCAATGTTGAATGGAGATGAACGTTTTGTTGAGCCTACACCCCATTCGTTGCAGAAGTTAACTCTGCAGACAGTCAAAGATGCCGTAATGAGTCAATTTTTTGGGGATAACATGGAG GTAAGTATTGTTGGAGATTTCACAGAAAATGATATCGAGTCTTGTATTCTTGATTATCTGGGGACAGTTGGAGCAACAAAAAGGGATGGGTTAGTGAACGGCTTCAACCCTGTCATGTTTCGATGTTCTCCATCTGATTTGATGTTTCAACAA GTATTCTTGAAAGACACTGATGAGAGAGCATGTGCGTATATTGCTGGTCCTGCACCAAACCGCTGGGGACTCACTGTTGATGGACAAGATCTTTTCCGGTCTATTGATAATGGCTCACCTACAGAAG TTGCACAGTCAAGTCACGACTTGCCCTCCCTGGAAAATAAGGAAGCTGTTGATGAGAATCCACTGAATCTTCGCAGTCATCCTCTATTCTTTGGTATCACACTGGGGCTTTTGGCGGAGATAATAAATTCCag GTTATTTACAACGGTGAGGGATTCTTTGGGGTTAACATATGATGTCTCATTTGAACTAAACCTGTTTGATAGGCTGAATCTCGGGTGGTATGTGATCTCAGTCACATCGACTCCTGGCAAG GTTTACAAAGCTGTTGATGCATGTAAGAATGTTCTTAGAGGTTTGCACAGCAGCAAGATTGCCCTAAGGGAGCTAGACAGG GCGAAACGGACACTTTTGATGAGACATGAAGCTGAGACCAAACAAAATGCTTATTGGCTGGGATTGTTAGCGCACTTGCAGGCCTCTTCTGTTCCAAGAAAG GACATTTCATGCATTAAAGACCTGACTTTGCTGTATGAAGCTGCTACTATTGAGGATATTTACGAGGCATATAATCAGCTGAAAATAGACGAGAATTCATTATTTTCATGCATTGGAGTTGCTGGGTCGCAGGCGGGCAAAGATGTCAATG AGCTGTTAGAAGAGGAAGAATCAGACATTGGACATTCAGGTGTTCTCCCCAGCAGCCGTGGTCGATCAACAATGACACGACCAACAACATGA